A single genomic interval of Scylla paramamosain isolate STU-SP2022 chromosome 12, ASM3559412v1, whole genome shotgun sequence harbors:
- the LOC135106046 gene encoding uncharacterized protein LOC135106046 isoform X2, translating to MNMKTQVVALVFAPLISLVSSLWCYQCVSSHPGCGLYDFDWRYYWSHYCHDANNKCVKLIEQRGADIKVTRDCLSNLEGHRRDIPADRYEGCRPAAKDPLIGQYIFPSITEIDHKREYYTNVTFCFCDFDERCNSASVSVVSAFLSACLVVAHLAVWG from the exons ATGAACATGAAGACGCAGGTTGTAGCACTCGTATTTGCTCCTCTCATATCCTTGG TATCCAGCTTGTGGTGCTACCAGTGTGTCAGTTCACATCCAGGATGTGGCCTGTATGACTTTGACTGGCGGTATTACTGGAGCCACTACTGCCATGATGCCAATAACAAGTGTGTCAAGCTCATTGAACAGAGGGGAG CGGATATAAAAGTGACCCGTGATTGTCTAAGCAATCTGGAGGGCCACCGACGAGACATCCCAGCTGATCGATATGAGGGATGTCGCCCTGCTGCAAAGGATCCCCTCATTGGCCAATACATTTTTCCATCTATTACAGAGATTGATCATAAAAG ggagTATTACACAAATGTCACATTTTGCTTCTGTGACTTTGATGAAAGATGCAACAGTGCCTCTGTGTCTGTGGTAAGTGCCTTCCTCTCGGCATGTTTGGTAGTGGCTCACCTAGCTGTGTGGGGATGA